In a genomic window of Corynebacterium coyleae:
- a CDS encoding M23 family metallopeptidase — MFISKKQGGKHRKQTPNTGRAAVVAAATGAVSTAGFSGLAAGALTSDKSQDADYSIQLAADTDEIAGTPDSDAATPQILAIAEYKPVENLTDQLNKAVQHSDEVARQDEAARAPLVVRPADGAYTSGFGMRWGSMHSGIDIANVEGTPIRAVADGTVIDSGPAQGYGQWIRIRHEDGSISVYGHMQSLYVGVGEQVHAGQDIAGMGSLGFSTGSHLHFEIWPDGATAVDPEPWLAARGIQL, encoded by the coding sequence ATGTTCATTTCGAAGAAGCAGGGCGGCAAGCACCGTAAGCAGACGCCGAACACGGGTCGCGCAGCTGTCGTCGCCGCCGCCACTGGCGCGGTTTCCACCGCCGGCTTCTCCGGCCTCGCCGCAGGCGCTCTCACCTCGGACAAGAGCCAGGACGCGGATTACTCCATCCAGCTCGCAGCCGATACCGACGAAATTGCCGGCACCCCAGACAGCGACGCCGCAACCCCGCAGATCCTGGCGATCGCGGAGTACAAGCCGGTTGAGAACCTTACCGACCAGCTCAACAAGGCAGTCCAGCACTCCGACGAGGTCGCTCGCCAAGACGAAGCAGCACGTGCCCCGCTGGTCGTCCGCCCGGCCGACGGCGCTTACACCTCCGGCTTCGGCATGCGCTGGGGTTCGATGCACTCCGGCATCGATATCGCCAACGTGGAAGGCACCCCGATCCGCGCAGTTGCCGATGGCACTGTGATCGACTCCGGCCCGGCCCAGGGCTACGGCCAGTGGATCCGCATCCGCCACGAGGACGGCTCCATTTCCGTCTACGGCCACATGCAGTCTCTGTACGTAGGCGTCGGCGAGCAGGTCCATGCCGGCCAGGACATCGCCGGCATGGGTTCGCTGGGCTTCTCCACCGGCTCGCACCTGCACTTTGAAATCTGGCCGGACGGCGCAACCGCTGTCGACCCGGAGCCTTGGTTGGCCGCACGCGGCATCCAGCTCTAA